The following are from one region of the Lepeophtheirus salmonis chromosome 8, UVic_Lsal_1.4, whole genome shotgun sequence genome:
- the LOC121122712 gene encoding uncharacterized protein, translating to MMMPSMGVEDVVLLVFLQCFFITFGNTQECTNVYKGEVVNCHTKCSNNRRPYYVPEDLYPPGALQAGLCVSEEECVRLNSILNDFDHYKSGRWICTLDSTCIPTNRACEDGCYSPTAMKLVRPDCKGLVGQNVTKKDSKARQVRKYCLAEGMTCRGTCGWSEKRPYEKTLSTLDKICIPFCDRITEWQCGDHSCIPKKKPCEKKCPKHHFYCEIDEECIPLRWVCDGSKNLGCSDKSDELECGTCADGMVQCDEDGGKIRCKTSNFNVTCNGECSLGYYKCGEGKCVSNRESCEGKCMKKSMYKCKKQCYEAEERCDGVRNCENGADEKSCSGCKDGSELCGNRLICKGSFCGVTEESEEKVPKKRPSSPEDCSCDQYWCPSESRCVPRDITKIQTCDGLLSGYPSVDQTVFKNVSGSECDAGIWEGNVFKQGSCLPDKIGLCPTSFRVSDNAIKLWSKCGGACWSRDIVGDKVPKRYGYGMCHQESFNALCSGKCKYYKAWFCGEDIICTDTPCEGTCPEGLYLCKSDNICMLNEETCDDKCPDGNFRCGTKCLHPNKVCDGSTDCSNGMDENPKFCKSCIVGQSLCNGKPLCLDQKCNEKCQTMQDGTSLIDCGYESERNICSIGISSCYEWMTKRYGSTGV from the exons ATGATGATGCCTTCAATGGGTGTTGAAGATGTTGTGTTGTTAGTGTttctacaatgtttttttatcacattCGGGAATACTCAAGAATGCACAAACGTATATAAGGGCGAAGTAGTGAACTGCCACACCAAATGTAGCAACAACAGACGGCCTTACTACGTCCCTGAGGACTTATACCCTCCTGGAGCTCTTCAAGCTGGACTTTGTGTCTCAg AGGAAGAATGTGTTCGTCTTAATTCTATTTTGAACGATTTTGATCACTACAAAAGTGGTCGATGGATTTGCACATTGGACTCCACATGTATTCCAACGAATAGAGCTTGTGAAGATGGTTGTTATAGTCCAACTGCAATGAAACTAGTGCGACCTGATTGTAAAGGACTTGTAGGACAGAATGTGACAAAAAAGGACTCCAAAGCTCGACAAGTTCGTAAATATTGTTTGGCTGAAGGCATGACGTGTAGAGGAACTTGTGGATGGTCTGAGAAGAGACCTTATGA aaAAACATTATCAACccttgataaaatatgtataccaTTTTGCGATCGAATAACAGAATGGCAATGTGGAGATCATAGCTGCATTCCAAAGAAGAAACCTTGCGAGAAGAAATGCCCAAAACACCATTTTTATTGTGAAATTGATGAAGAATGTATTCCTCTAAg GTGGGTTTGTGATGGATCAAAAAATTTGGGATGTAGTGATAAGAGTGACGAATTAGAATGTGGAACATGTGCAGATGGAATGGTGCAATGTGATGAGGATGGTGGAAAGATTCGTTGTAAAACTTCTAATTTTAATGTGACATGCAATGGAGAATGTTCACTCGGTTACTATAAATGTGGAGAGGGAAAGTGTGTTTCCAATAGGGAGTCCTGTGAAGGCAAATGCATGAAGAAGAGCATGTACAAATGCAAAAAACAATGCTATGAAGCCGAAGAGCGCTGTGATGGAGTGAGAAATTGTGAGAATGGTGCTGATGAAAAGAGCTGCAGCGGTTGTAAGGATGGAAGCGAACTATGTGGCAATCGTCTCATTTGTAAAGGAAGTTTTTGCGGTGTGACGGAAGAGTCTGAGGAGAAAGTTCCTAAGAAGAGACCATCCTCTCCAGAGGATTGCAGTTGTGATCAATACTGGTGTCCAAGCGAATCCAGATGTGTGCCTCGagatataacaaaaattcaaacatgTGATGGACTCCTGAGTGGGTATCCTTCAGTTGATCAAACAGTGTTTAAAAATGTGAGTGGATCGGAGTGTGATGCTGGTATTTGGGAAGGAAATGTATTCAAACAAGGAAGTTGTTTACCTGATAAAATTGGGCTTTGTCCCACTTCCTTTAGAGTTTCTG ATAATGCCATCAAACTCTGGAGTAAGTGTGGAGGAGCATGTTGGAGTCGAGATATTGTTGGGGATAAAGTTCCAAAGCGCTATGGATATGGAATGTGTCATCAGGAAAGCTTCAATGCTCTTTGTTCAGGAaagtgtaaatattataaagcatGGTTTTGTGGAGAAGATATCATTTGTACGGATACACCTTGTGAAGGAACTTGTCCAGAAGGACTCTACTTATGTAAATCCGATAATATATGCATGCTCAATGAAGAAACTTGTGATGATAAATGCCCAGATGGAAATTTTAGATGCGGAACAAAATGTCTACACCCTAATAAGGTTTGTGATGGCTCTACCGATTGTTCTAATGGCATGGATGAGAATCCTAAGTTTTGTAAATCATGTATTGTTGGACAGAGTCTTTGTAATGGAAAGCCTCTGTgtttagatcaaaaatgtaatgaaaaatgTCAAACTATGCAAGACGGAACTTCATTAATTGATTGCGGATATGAAAGCGAAAGAAACATTTGCTCCATTGGTATAAGTTCTTGCTATGAGTGGATGACTAAGAGATATGGCTCAACGGGAGTTTAA